In Musa acuminata AAA Group cultivar baxijiao chromosome BXJ3-11, Cavendish_Baxijiao_AAA, whole genome shotgun sequence, one DNA window encodes the following:
- the LOC135652443 gene encoding auxin-induced protein 22D-like, translating into MEDHDNLKATELTLGLPGTDAIEKPTPAAPNVNKRSKEEEEEEECCGFTGSSGRSAAKAQVVGWPPVRSYRMNSFRERKMEKKEEDTTGIYVKVSMDEAPYLRKVDLGVYNSYEDLTDALDAMFKGFSLGKRITQRQAHDLHESEHAITYEDKDGDWMLVGDVPWEMFVSSCKRLRIMKGCEARGLTSSP; encoded by the exons ATGGAAGATCATGACAACCTCAAGGCGACAGAGCTGACACTTGGTCTCCCCGGGACGGATGCGATAGAGAAGCCGACGCCGGCCGCCCCAAACGTCAACAAGCggagcaaggaggaggaggaggaggaggagtgctGTGGTTTCACAGGGAGCAGCGGGCGGTCGGCGGCTAA GGCACAGGTAGTGGGATGGCCACCTGTGAGATCTTACAGGATGAACAGCTTTAGGGAAAGGAAgatggagaagaaggaagaagacacAACAGGAATCTACGTGAAGGTCAGCATGGACGAAGCTCCTTACCTAAGGAAGGTGGATCTCGGAGTCTACAACAGCTACGAAGACCTCACCGATGCCTTAGACGCCATGTTCAAAGGCTTCTCCTTGGGGAAGCGGATCACACAAAGACAAGCTCACGATCTACACGAATCCGAGCACGCCATCACATACGAAGACAAAGATGGAGACTGGATGTTGGTCGGAGACGTTCCATGGGA GATGTTCGTGTCGTCATGCAAGAGGCTGAGGATAATGAAAGGCTGTGAAGCACGAGGATTAACGTCGAGCCCGTAG